A single genomic interval of Ischnura elegans chromosome 3, ioIscEleg1.1, whole genome shotgun sequence harbors:
- the LOC124156565 gene encoding uncharacterized protein LOC124156565 codes for MIALAGKKAPPGDRGQLSPEDIRALRFQEKSHRSPEICREDSTNRSTKTMNGMKGVVILMLGVLALSAAIPLERLIPHRNGDALVAASGYRPSADLQASASGHEHHGRVQIKVYRGPGDHHAPYGYWVKQPADDYHH; via the exons ATGATTGCGCTCGCGGGAAAAAAGGCGCCACCGGGAGACCGCGGGCAACTCTCACCCGAGGATATAAGGGCCTTGCGATTCCAGGAGAAATCACATCGTTCCCCGGAGATTTGCCGTGAAGACTCCACAAATCGCTCGACGAAGACCATGAACGGAATG AAGGGTGTCGTGATTTTGATGCTGGGAGTTCTTGCCCTGAGTGCGGCTATACCCTTGGAGCGGCTGATTCCTCATCGCAACGGAGATGCTTTAGTCGCGGCATCGGGTTATCGACCATCGGCGGATTTGCAAGCATCGGCATCAGGTCATG AGCACCACGGCAGAGTCCAAATCAAAGTGTACAGGGGCCCTGGCGATCATCACGCGCCGTACGGATATTGGGTGAAGCAACCCGCTGATGACTACCATCACTGA